Proteins from a single region of Nerophis ophidion isolate RoL-2023_Sa linkage group LG08, RoL_Noph_v1.0, whole genome shotgun sequence:
- the LOC133557931 gene encoding cytochrome c oxidase assembly protein COX19 gives GMNFGSKTFKPRPPDKGSFPLDHFGECKAFKETFMKCLRDNHFDNSKCRLQSKSYLECRMDHQLMAKEPMEKLGFKDMVDPPSSQTNQDCKP, from the exons GGAATGAATTTCGGGTCGAAGACCTTCAAACCTCGACCACCCGACAAAGGATCTTTCCCGCTAGATCACTTTG GAGAGTGCAAAGCCTTCAAGGAGACCTTCATGAAATGTTTGCGAGACAACCACTTTGACAACTCCAAATGTCGACTGCAGTCCAAATCCTACTTGGAATGTCGCATGGACCA TCAGCTCATGGCAAAGGAACCAATGGAAAAACTGGGATTCAAAGATATGGTTGATCCTCCTTCTAGCCAAACAAATCAAGATTGCAAACCCTGA